A genomic region of Vitreimonas flagellata contains the following coding sequences:
- a CDS encoding acyl-CoA dehydrogenase family protein translates to MDTSTLNELLDAVRRFVNERLIPLEAKVSEDDAIPDDALAEMRALGLFGLSIPEEFGGLGLSMEEECRTMFEFCRCSPAFRSAFGTNVGIGSQGLVMFGTPEQKAKYLPGIAAGDIVTSFALTEPEAGSDSGSVRTKAEFRGDHYLLNGSKRYITNAARASLFTVMARTNQDVKGGGGVSAFLVPRDLPGLSVSKPEKKMGQQGAHIHDVNFDNVKVPVENRLGEEGQGFRIAMQVLDRGRLHISSVCVGVAERLIEESVRYAAERKQFGQAIASFQMIQAMLADCRAEANAGRAMVLEAARKRDRGEDVVMDAAAAKLFCSEMVGRVADRAVQIFGGSGYVADYGVERFYRDVRIFRLYEGTSEIQRVIIAREMMKQGK, encoded by the coding sequence ATGGACACCAGCACACTCAATGAATTGCTCGACGCCGTGCGTCGCTTCGTCAACGAACGGCTTATCCCGCTTGAAGCCAAAGTCTCGGAGGATGACGCGATCCCCGATGATGCGCTCGCGGAGATGCGCGCGCTCGGCCTGTTCGGGCTGTCGATCCCGGAAGAGTTCGGCGGGCTTGGCCTCTCCATGGAGGAAGAGTGCCGCACGATGTTCGAATTCTGCCGCTGCTCGCCGGCGTTTCGCTCGGCCTTCGGCACCAATGTCGGCATCGGCAGCCAAGGCCTCGTCATGTTCGGCACGCCTGAGCAGAAGGCGAAATATCTGCCGGGCATCGCCGCGGGCGACATCGTCACCTCGTTTGCGCTGACGGAACCCGAAGCCGGTTCGGATTCCGGTTCGGTGCGGACGAAGGCAGAGTTTCGCGGCGATCACTACCTGCTGAACGGCTCCAAGCGCTACATCACCAATGCGGCGCGGGCCTCGCTCTTCACAGTGATGGCGCGCACCAACCAGGACGTAAAAGGCGGCGGCGGTGTCAGCGCCTTCCTTGTGCCGCGTGACCTGCCAGGGCTTTCTGTCAGCAAACCCGAAAAGAAAATGGGCCAGCAGGGCGCGCATATTCACGACGTAAATTTCGACAATGTGAAAGTGCCGGTCGAAAACCGTTTGGGCGAGGAGGGCCAAGGCTTCCGCATCGCCATGCAAGTGCTGGATCGCGGGCGCTTGCACATTTCGTCGGTGTGCGTCGGCGTGGCCGAGCGCCTTATCGAGGAAAGCGTGCGTTACGCGGCGGAGCGCAAACAATTCGGCCAAGCGATCGCAAGCTTCCAGATGATCCAGGCGATGCTTGCCGATTGCCGCGCCGAAGCGAACGCAGGTCGCGCCATGGTGCTGGAAGCGGCGCGCAAGCGCGATCGTGGCGAAGATGTCGTCATGGATGCGGCCGCCGCAAAGCTCTTCTGTTCGGAGATGGTGGGCCGCGTGGCCGATCGTGCCGTGCAGATTTTCGGCGGTTCCGGCTATGTTGCCGATTATGGCGTCGAGCGCTTCTATCGCGACGTGCGCATCTTCCGGCTCTACGAGGGCACCAGTGAGATCCAGCGCGTCATCATCGCGCGCGAAATGATGAAGCAGGGCAAGTAG
- a CDS encoding CbrC family protein has protein sequence MNDKPHFRFHPDAYEHQCFEESDEPCAACGRPCVWKYTNHIYALPPEPTAICARCIADGSVAKTVPEGDYSLHDCSFDEEPSDALAAEVEQRTPGFSTYNPFVWPVRDGAPLAFLGFGEDDNLLRLPQVQAAIAVLAEEMGGGVAPNYAMIFRTLEGDEYVATLDLD, from the coding sequence ATGAACGACAAGCCGCACTTTCGGTTTCATCCAGACGCTTACGAGCATCAATGCTTCGAAGAATCGGACGAGCCGTGCGCCGCATGCGGGCGGCCGTGTGTGTGGAAATACACAAACCACATTTACGCGCTGCCGCCTGAGCCCACGGCGATCTGCGCGCGCTGCATCGCGGACGGCTCCGTGGCGAAAACCGTTCCTGAGGGCGATTACAGCCTGCACGATTGTAGCTTTGACGAAGAACCGTCCGACGCATTGGCGGCTGAGGTGGAGCAGCGCACGCCTGGCTTTTCGACCTACAATCCCTTCGTCTGGCCCGTACGCGATGGCGCGCCGTTAGCCTTTCTCGGTTTCGGCGAGGACGACAATCTTTTGCGCCTGCCACAAGTGCAAGCGGCGATCGCCGTGCTTGCCGAGGAGATGGGCGGCGGGGTGGCGCCGAATTACGCCATGATTTTCAGGACACTCGAGGGCGATGAATATGTCGCCACACTCGATCTCGATTGA
- a CDS encoding ATP-binding protein, which translates to MLISTILVTAAGSTAAFLVYRQNALRGALNVTLAYLEERQKTEERVFEDIRDVQSSAQRLYEQRLKTIDQRAALRAFEALFPLQADGSRRSVDMVFDGGRAADGVNVFGVGSFMANGARMTPEEKLEIYAAYLVLRDMGPIILPRLDNLYFFTQQNRMVMFAPNREDRLSFYRHDAPATFAFQHEEFAVISTTSANPAALTRCTGLRRFITDPTGRRLSSACMTPQDLDGRRVGAWGASITMADGLRASVESALPGTSNAILDRQGGLIAHGDLIGANASHNVAAVSERLGIAQVMDFIRASEADSGVVPHVINGNYVVFARIDGPDWIFLSLVPQEIVARHASHSAGMFFIIGALAVLAQVLLLAFLMYRWVVRPTMRLTEAASANASLCLDDIAGRQDELGELARALTARDQRDAERLNALAEASADAQAASQAKSQFLSAMSHELRTPLNAVIGYTEIMREDAVEAKRATDVADHNRVLAAARRLLHLINEVLDLSKVESGRIQLEIEPANVVELANDALDAIRPQAEANGNELVLEAPANLPLGHTDNFKLGQCLLNLLSNACKFTRNGEIRVRVRHEHGLFVFEVSDTGVGIPADKIGNLFQPFVQADSSTTRTFGGTGLGLAITRRMAQLMGGDVTVESVSGQGSVFTLTVAVSLEDGKAEIEAA; encoded by the coding sequence GTGCTCATCTCGACGATCCTGGTCACGGCGGCCGGGTCGACGGCGGCGTTTCTGGTCTACCGCCAGAACGCGCTGCGCGGCGCGTTGAACGTCACCTTGGCCTATCTCGAAGAGCGCCAGAAGACTGAGGAGCGGGTGTTTGAGGACATCCGCGATGTGCAATCTTCCGCACAGCGCCTTTATGAACAACGTCTCAAGACGATCGATCAACGCGCGGCTCTGCGCGCCTTCGAGGCTCTCTTCCCGCTCCAGGCGGATGGCTCACGCCGCAGCGTCGATATGGTGTTCGACGGCGGGCGCGCGGCGGACGGCGTCAACGTTTTTGGCGTGGGCTCCTTTATGGCCAACGGCGCGCGGATGACGCCGGAGGAGAAGCTGGAGATTTACGCGGCCTATCTCGTGCTGCGTGACATGGGGCCGATCATCCTGCCGCGGCTCGACAATCTATATTTCTTTACGCAGCAAAATCGCATGGTGATGTTCGCACCCAACCGCGAGGATCGGCTGAGCTTCTATCGCCACGACGCGCCGGCGACTTTCGCGTTTCAGCACGAAGAATTCGCCGTCATTTCCACGACAAGCGCCAATCCCGCGGCGCTGACCCGGTGCACCGGTTTGCGGCGCTTCATCACCGACCCCACAGGTCGACGCCTGTCATCCGCCTGCATGACGCCGCAGGATCTCGATGGACGACGCGTCGGCGCCTGGGGCGCGAGCATCACGATGGCCGACGGTTTGCGTGCGTCGGTCGAGAGCGCGCTGCCTGGCACCAGTAACGCAATTTTGGATCGCCAAGGTGGTCTGATTGCGCACGGCGATCTGATCGGCGCCAATGCATCGCACAATGTCGCCGCCGTCTCGGAGAGGCTCGGCATCGCGCAAGTCATGGACTTTATCCGCGCATCGGAGGCCGACAGCGGCGTCGTTCCGCATGTGATTAACGGCAACTATGTTGTCTTCGCACGAATCGATGGTCCCGACTGGATATTCCTGTCGCTCGTGCCCCAAGAGATCGTTGCGCGGCATGCAAGCCACAGCGCCGGCATGTTCTTCATTATTGGCGCGCTGGCGGTGCTGGCGCAGGTGCTCCTCCTGGCGTTCCTCATGTATCGCTGGGTGGTGCGACCGACAATGCGGTTGACGGAAGCGGCGAGCGCGAACGCCAGCCTCTGCCTCGACGATATCGCAGGGCGCCAGGATGAGCTAGGTGAACTCGCGCGCGCGCTCACGGCGCGCGATCAACGCGATGCGGAACGCCTCAATGCGTTGGCCGAAGCCAGCGCTGACGCGCAGGCGGCGAGCCAAGCCAAATCACAATTCCTCTCGGCCATGAGCCACGAATTACGCACGCCGCTCAATGCGGTTATCGGCTATACCGAAATTATGCGTGAGGATGCGGTGGAGGCCAAACGCGCCACTGATGTGGCCGATCACAATCGCGTCCTCGCCGCTGCACGCCGCTTGCTGCATCTGATCAACGAGGTGCTTGACCTTTCCAAGGTCGAATCCGGTCGGATTCAGCTCGAAATCGAACCGGCCAATGTTGTTGAACTCGCCAACGATGCGCTCGACGCTATTCGCCCGCAGGCGGAAGCCAACGGCAACGAATTGGTTCTCGAAGCGCCGGCGAATTTGCCGCTAGGCCATACCGATAATTTCAAGCTCGGCCAGTGTTTGCTCAATCTTCTCTCGAACGCCTGCAAGTTTACGCGCAACGGCGAAATTCGCGTGCGCGTGCGCCATGAGCACGGCCTGTTCGTGTTCGAAGTATCCGACACGGGCGTCGGCATTCCAGCGGACAAGATCGGCAATCTGTTCCAGCCTTTTGTGCAGGCGGATTCATCGACCACGCGCACGTTCGGCGGAACAGGGCTCGGGCTCGCCATCACCCGCCGTATGGCGCAATTGATGGGCGGCGATGTGACGGTCGAAAGCGTTTCCGGACAAGGCTCCGTTTTCACCCTGACCGTAGCGGTGTCGCTGGAAGACGGAAAAGCTGAAATCGAAGCGGCCTAG
- a CDS encoding uracil-DNA glycosylase family protein translates to MAEIRACRACELPHEPRPVVWVHPDARILIAGQAPGRRVHETGIPWNDASGDRLRDWLQMDRDAFYDKTKIAVAAMGFCFPGTVKGADLPPRRECAPLWRPRLLPLLKNVRLTLLVGTYAQRYHLGAAVKSTLGETVASWRDYPANVMPLPHPSWRNSAWLKRNPWFEREVLPELGRRVSSALR, encoded by the coding sequence GTGGCGGAGATCCGCGCATGTCGCGCATGCGAACTACCGCATGAACCGCGCCCCGTTGTCTGGGTGCATCCGGATGCGCGCATTCTCATCGCCGGCCAGGCGCCGGGCAGGCGTGTGCATGAGACGGGCATCCCGTGGAACGATGCATCCGGCGATCGGCTGCGTGATTGGCTGCAGATGGACCGCGATGCCTTCTACGACAAAACCAAGATCGCGGTGGCGGCGATGGGGTTCTGCTTTCCGGGGACCGTCAAAGGAGCCGATCTGCCGCCGCGCCGCGAATGCGCGCCGCTATGGCGGCCGCGGCTCTTGCCGCTGCTCAAGAACGTGCGCCTGACCCTGCTGGTCGGAACGTACGCGCAGCGCTATCATTTGGGTGCTGCGGTGAAATCGACTTTGGGCGAAACGGTCGCTTCTTGGCGCGACTATCCGGCCAATGTCATGCCTTTGCCGCATCCATCCTGGCGGAATAGCGCATGGCTGAAACGCAATCCCTGGTTCGAGCGGGAAGTGTTGCCCGAATTGGGGCGCAGGGTCTCATCGGCTTTGCGCTGA
- a CDS encoding alpha/beta fold hydrolase — translation MLIAACVPTVQQAQSPLAEFHGPGFDVANERFYSFDGAPLGLTAWVPEGEPTAVLIALHGMNDYANTYYLAGPWFAERGVALYAYDARGFGRSPRRGVWAGERLMTEDLRTAVAVARRSHPNAIIGVIGDSMGAATTIATFGDPNAPEVDRVVLVAPAVWGWSTLPDAYAMTLWVGAHTFPWRAVTPPRGVVRTRTASDNREALLQAGRAPHMIWRTRIDAVYGLVGLMETASERAANLDGDVLFLYGANDQIIPRNSALAAARRLPRTVRTAYYEDGWHWLLRDQQREVVYEDILTFLRDPAAPLPSGAPPLLPVVQANR, via the coding sequence ATGCTGATCGCAGCCTGCGTGCCGACAGTGCAGCAGGCGCAATCGCCGCTCGCGGAATTTCATGGCCCCGGCTTCGATGTCGCCAATGAGCGCTTCTATTCATTCGACGGCGCGCCGCTGGGGCTGACCGCATGGGTGCCGGAAGGTGAGCCCACAGCCGTGCTGATCGCGCTGCACGGCATGAACGATTACGCCAACACCTATTACCTCGCCGGGCCCTGGTTCGCGGAGCGTGGTGTCGCGCTTTATGCTTATGATGCGCGCGGCTTCGGCCGGTCGCCGCGTCGCGGTGTATGGGCGGGTGAACGCTTGATGACGGAGGATCTGCGCACGGCCGTCGCGGTCGCGCGGCGCTCGCATCCGAACGCCATTATTGGCGTCATCGGCGACAGCATGGGCGCCGCCACCACGATCGCGACATTCGGCGATCCCAACGCGCCGGAAGTTGATCGTGTTGTGCTCGTGGCGCCCGCCGTGTGGGGCTGGTCAACTTTGCCGGACGCGTACGCCATGACACTCTGGGTCGGCGCGCACACCTTCCCGTGGCGCGCCGTGACGCCGCCGCGCGGCGTCGTGCGCACGCGCACCGCGTCGGACAATCGCGAAGCGTTGCTGCAAGCCGGGCGCGCGCCGCATATGATCTGGCGCACGCGCATCGACGCCGTCTATGGCCTCGTTGGCCTGATGGAGACGGCGTCCGAGCGGGCGGCCAATCTCGATGGCGACGTGCTCTTCCTGTATGGCGCCAACGATCAGATCATCCCGCGCAATTCGGCGCTCGCCGCCGCGCGTCGGCTGCCCCGTACCGTGCGCACCGCTTACTACGAAGATGGCTGGCATTGGCTGCTGCGCGACCAGCAGCGTGAGGTCGTTTACGAGGACATCCTGACCTTCCTGCGCGATCCCGCCGCGCCCTTACCGTCCGGCGCGCCGCCCCTGTTGCCGGTCGTTCAAGCAAATCGTTAA
- a CDS encoding ABC transporter ATP-binding protein, which produces MSSVSLMSVRRTYAGVVALDSVSLTAPEAKVLALLGPSGSGKSTIMRLIAGLEAVDAGEVRIGDEIVSTPGRTLPAEARRIGMVFQDYALFPHLNAGANVAFGLDKLPRAERDEKALRWLDRVGLKHRAHAFPHELSGGEQQRVALARALAPAPRAVLLDEPFSGLDPVLRAELRDATLATLAETKTTTLFVTHDAEDALQVADRLVILKSGRVLQEAPPREAYDKPASLHVAAALGSINTYRGRVQNGAIQTPFGAVAAAHIAEGAEADVAVRAEAIALRPGASVRVRDVRPHGAHDLVRLEANGVIWRALAPARISLGETVDVELASTGAFAFAI; this is translated from the coding sequence ATGAGTAGCGTTTCACTTATGAGCGTACGCCGCACCTATGCGGGCGTCGTAGCATTGGATTCCGTTTCGCTGACGGCGCCCGAAGCGAAGGTGCTCGCCCTGCTCGGCCCATCAGGCTCGGGCAAATCCACGATCATGCGTTTGATCGCGGGCCTGGAAGCCGTGGACGCTGGCGAAGTGCGCATCGGCGACGAGATTGTCTCAACGCCGGGGCGCACGCTGCCTGCCGAAGCGCGCCGCATCGGCATGGTGTTTCAGGATTACGCGCTCTTCCCGCACCTCAATGCGGGCGCGAACGTGGCCTTTGGCTTGGACAAGTTGCCCCGCGCCGAGCGTGATGAGAAAGCGTTGCGTTGGCTTGACCGCGTTGGCCTGAAGCATCGCGCACATGCTTTTCCGCATGAACTCTCCGGCGGCGAACAACAGCGCGTGGCCCTCGCACGCGCGCTGGCGCCCGCGCCGCGCGCGGTGTTGCTGGACGAGCCCTTCTCCGGGCTCGATCCGGTTCTACGCGCTGAATTGCGTGACGCCACATTGGCGACTCTCGCTGAGACGAAGACCACCACACTCTTTGTCACGCACGACGCTGAAGACGCGTTGCAAGTCGCCGATCGTCTCGTGATCTTAAAGTCCGGGCGCGTGCTGCAAGAAGCGCCGCCGCGTGAGGCCTATGACAAACCTGCCTCGTTGCACGTGGCTGCAGCACTTGGGTCGATCAACACGTACCGTGGCCGCGTTCAGAACGGTGCGATCCAGACGCCGTTCGGCGCCGTAGCCGCAGCGCATATCGCGGAAGGCGCCGAAGCAGATGTCGCCGTACGCGCGGAAGCGATCGCGTTGCGGCCAGGCGCCAGCGTGCGCGTGCGCGATGTGCGTCCGCATGGCGCGCACGATCTTGTGCGCTTGGAAGCGAACGGCGTCATTTGGCGCGCGCTGGCGCCGGCGCGGATTAGTTTGGGCGAAACGGTCGATGTGGAGCTTGCGTCAACCGGCGCATTCGCTTTCGCGATTTAG